In Zingiber officinale cultivar Zhangliang chromosome 9B, Zo_v1.1, whole genome shotgun sequence, the genomic window GAAGCGATCAAAACCCCTATGGTGTGAAGAAACCACCCCAACTGGTTCCATGGACCCGTTGATTTGGAGAAACAGGAGAAGGGATTCGAGGCAGAAGAgacgaatttggagaagaatctCCTGTTCGTTCTCCGCAAGAGCAAAGAGGGCGATGGAACGAAGTAGATGTAATTACAATAATACGAGCAACTTCACGATTTATGGACCGGCCCATTGTATAGCAAACGAACTAGTCGAATGAAATTTCATTTTTGCCCTGACCAATGTGTGTGCCAttattagagcatccacatcagtttctctattactatatctaaaatttagaataaatgatctactttattaaatttagataattactttttactacacactacatcaaataccctaaaatttccatcatccttaattttttattatttttttctctttcttctattttttattattatatttatgaaatgagtggaaggagagagattgagtggaaggagagagattaaaaagaaatattattttatttttagggtagaggtttcattccctaaatttagagaatcattattcatcaaatctaaatttagggaatggatagggTAACTGATGTAGAGAATTTTTAGTTAACTTAtccaaaatttagggtaaaatctTTGAATAGGGTAACTGATGTAGATACTCTTAAAGTAGAAGTTTAACCTTTTAGTTTTGATCAgctataataaaattctattattaATTAATGAAGTGATGCAATAgagtattaaataataaaaaaaattaagagaatttTGTGGATAGTTTATAGTATTTTCATATTTGATAGCCTCTTTAAAATTTCaacattttaataaaattttaaacagtgTGCATATTTGATAGCCTGTTTACAAGATACATCTGGTAGATTCTCTAATTAATAGGACTtcatattttctaatttaacaagatattttataaatttttttaaactagttaatttatgttttaaaaccTCCATACAAATTTTGTCATTTTGtccttaatttgtaatttagacaAAAAGAGACTATTCAAACATAGAAAAGAAGTCTTACCATTCTACACTCTAGACGGTATAAGTTGGCTTGAATACTCCTACTTTTTCTTTAGTTAATTGATAGTTTAGATAATTAACACTTGATcgagaaaaaaaacaaaggacCATTCAAACTTAAAAAAGAAGTTGATTGTTTAGATTGACTTTGAATACACCAACTTTTTATTTGAAATTGTGAATAAATTTTATTCAAATCTCAAGTTAGGTTTCTTATTCTCCTATCAAAGTAGCTTGAtcaaacttgaaagaaaaaaaaaagatcataATTCTACATTGTCTAAATTGACTCGGGGTCTAAACTGAGTGGAATACTCCTAATTTTCcttcatttaattaataatttagatAATTCACACGTAATGAAAAATAAGGGACcattcaaaccctaaaccctaaaattctAAATCCTAAACCATTCGAATTAACTTGGAAAAGAAGTCGGTCATAATTTTATAAAAACTCTATATCCTACCCTCCCACATTGTCTGGATTGACTTGCAAGCAGTAGTCTTAGTCTTCcttcatttgaaattattttattcaaattgtcaaattatttttcttattctcCTAATAAAGTATAACTACCTTTTGATGGTGTTctcttaaataattaaattatcgtCATTTTTCCTTTGTTTCTAAAAATTGTTTGGAGCAAAGAAATTGTAGTCTAAAACATCATCGGAGTGGTCAGTTTAAACAACTGCTCTATAACTAGAAGACAATTACACAAGAATCGTGCCAATCCAATTCTCAGGCTCAAACACTTTATACAGACTAatgatcgtgcacacgcgtcgcatgtgtaatataatacattaaaattatattgaccctttataatgaaattatattaattaaaatattttagtattaaaatattaaagtagagtcattagggtaaagtacttgaaaatctgaattatttaagtctttgaaaatctgaattgtttggatttttgaGTGTTACCCTTACgacttccctatgaaaaaaattaatttaatttaatattatacttatcttagtaaaaaaaactaagaaaaatatattttttaacattgtcggtctaaaatatttatagaaacttctttaatcatagtgttgtcaattctaagacgtgggactaaagagaactatgtttttttatataaaacaaccagagaaaattaatgatgagaaaaatttataataatatgtcgcaactgagtctcgaactctagatctctgatTGTTTGAGTCGATCCGCCTACACGTCTTGCTTTTACTGCTATATCGGGAGTTACTCTACATATTGCTTGACGTAAAACAGATAGTGGATTTGTTTCTGTCTTTTGTTGAATCTTTTTCATGGCTCGATAGAAAATTTGATAAGCCAATGATTTTTTTCCGTGTTTCAGAATACGGTTAACCAACATGTTAACTAATCGATTACGATAAATTGGATCGGATTTTGCAGTTTTTTCTTCTGCAGTACCTCGACGTGACATGGGCGTGAAAGAGGTTCaagaattagttttctttttataaGGGCTAAAAACGAATTACTTATTTTGGCTTTTTGACCCCATATTGTAGGGTGGATCTCGAAAGATATGAAAGATCTCCCTccgattgtttcgcttgtggaattactaataaaccttggaattatttttattgtgagtagaaaaaaagatattaacttaaatttattttatgcttcactaaagttagttagtaaaggggggagatttttaataaaatagtaagatatgactcgcatcatggtggcaaaagacgaatatactcaccccagcgcccccgccaacctgtcccaaggccaacacaaaggaggtaaatcacggacgactactagtctttggaataataTCTcggattcgaaccccagacctcatgatgacaacacctcaaATACTTTATACAATGTGACTCGCACCATGGATCTTTATGAATGATATATTCGTTGTGAACATCAACGAGCAGAAAATTGAAACGTCGAGAAAGTTGCATGTGAAGCTGCAACTGGAGTCGAAGTTGAGCCAGCAGGGGATGAAGATGCTTCTCCATAAACCCTATTGCTGGCCTCTATGAAGGTAGGTCTTGTTGGATGAAGAGCATCATCAGTTTGGTTCACCAGCAGAACTACAATCTCTGACATGGTTGGCCTTGCAGCAACCGTAGACTGGGTGCAGAGAAGAGCAATCTTAATGATCCTTTTAACTTCTTCTGGTGTATAGTCACTAGGATCCAAGGTTTCATCCACCATCTCCAATAACAAGTCTCGTTCGTATAATTTCCAGGCCTGTTTCAGAACAGGAAATAGATGAAGGATCAAAGCACTGGCTGATCCTAGAACATTACTCCTATCGAATATTTGTCATAATAAAAGCAGATACAGAAACGAAACAAGTTTGATGTATCATAATAGTTAACTGTCATTACCCATTCAAGAAGATATTGAGTAACAGGTTGGAGTTTTATGTCGTTGCACTTCCGGCCGCTGATTATTTCAAGGACAACAATGCCATAGCTATATGTATCAACCTTTTCAGATAACTGCCCATGAATTGCATACTCAGGTGCTGTATATCCACTGCATGATACATGGCGAATTTTGAATCAGTAGATGTACACTTTCTTTGATGCATCATAAAAGAAACAATTACCAAGGAAAATGACTGTAGATGAATGGCACTAACAAAGAATTCCGAATAATGTTAACTCACAAAGTGCCAGCAAATATAGTGTTAACGTGACTCTTGTCCTCAGGGAGAAGTCGTGCCAGCCCAAAATCTGCAACCCTTGGCTGGAAATTGTTATCAAGAAGAATGTTGCTGCATTTTATATCCCGGTGTATGATACGAACAAGGAATTCTTGATGCAAGTAAGCAAGACCGCGAGCTACCCCAACAATTATATCAAATCTCTGCCTCCAGTTGAGGAACCCACGTTTATTgcctttcaaatgattttgaaacaaTACTGAGGTTCATATTAAACAACAAAGCATACAATTCAAAGTAAAATGCAAGCTACTGTAAGTGAAAAATAAGGAGTTACCGAATATGAACTTGTCAAGGCTGCCATTTGCCATATACTCATAGACAAGAAGAAAATTGTCGCATTTGCTAGAATATCCAAGCAGATTAACTAAATTTCTATGATGAATATTTCTAATGAGCTTCACTTCGTTCTGAAAATCAGCCCTTGCTCTACTGGTTTGAGTAATTGTCAGCCGTTTTACAGCAACTGTTCTCCCATTTTTAAATTGACCCTGTCAAAATTATAATTGTCAATACATCTGCATTCATTCTGTGTTAGAATAAGTATAGTATGGATACGATTATATATACtaacttttttttaatattttctgttGATAAAAAAATGATCACATACTTCTCCCAAAAATTTCACTTGGAAATTATGATTCATCAAGAAAGCAACATCTTTAACAGTTGAGGACTTCACCTTGTATACATCCCCGAATCCTCCTTTTCCTACTTTATTTTTTTCACTGAAATTATTTGTAGCATTGTCTAGATCCTTGTAATGGAAATTTAGTGACCCTTGTAATGTGGATTCCCCCAATGTATCTCCTGCACAAAGATAAAACAAGAAACAATAAAGGCACTAGACCTAGTAAATGAATGTGAATCAACGTGAGAAACCCCTAAATCTGCTCCGGCAACAAAATGCTAATTAAAATAAACACAACAAATGGTCTTGAACAAACACAATGCTCAGCTTGAAAATAagcatgtttaattggaatgacAGAATCAATCTTAAACACCTCTTTATACTTCAATACTAAACAAGCAGAATATGAACCCAAGTAACCTCTGCATGTTGATGTTCAACGACAAAGCTAAGGAGGAGCTGATTCAAAATAGTGACACAAGATTGTAcaagcattaaaaaaaaatagttcggTGCACGAAACTTCTGCCAATAAGGGACTCGAAAAAAGATTGGACCACATTGAGTCTATTATACACAATCTTATTCTAAGCATTACAAAAGATTATTTTCGCGACTCAAATCCATGATTACTAGTTCACATTGCAGCAATTTTACCATTGCACCAAGGTTCCCCTTTATCCTACAATTATAACAAAAGTTGATTACGCTTATCCCAGATGTCCCTCACAGTCTGTCCCGGGTTAtgtgaagggagataaatcacagGATCAGCTTATAGCCGACCGCCAAATGACTAGGAGGTGGGAGGAGTTTTTTCTCCGAGAGCATGTTCCCGCCGAGAATTGTCTGCCCtattataataaatctatcaCCTTTTAACCAACTAGGCACCCGTGGAGACCTCCCGACCCTTCATAGTACAAGCTAATAGAATGATGAAACATAAATATTATCTCAAACAAAGTTCTGTCAGCATCAATCATGCACCTATGGCTATCTAGATATTAGCATCGAAATCATAAAGAATTTAAATTGTTTGTGTCTTTGGAAAAGATAAGGAGATTGAGCTTCTGTGTTTCAAGGTAAAGAGCCATGAAGCAGGTTTACCCTATTAATGTTTGATAGTGGCTATAATGCACACTTCAAAAGCAAGCATTTGTCAATGACATAACTATGCCATAGAAAAATAATTGGTATGAAGTCATACTCGCTTTTAAGTTTGAATCAACACAGATGCGACTGCTTCACAACCTGACATGGCCGCCTTAACTGACTCTTCTAATGATAGCAGAAACTTGGTTGACTAACAAATTTGTGATGAAAATCGATATGTATATCTCAATTCCCGGCCGGCCTAATCAAACAAAATGATGATTTTTGAGCTTATTACTACCTACTAGGCACCTGGAGAAAGACCACAAGTCCAAACTTGATGGGAAATTAGCAGACCGATAAAAATAAGATGAGATTCATAAACCTTCAGAAGGATTTCGTTGATCTCTAGATCTTCTGATCCACAGAAGAGATATAGCCCCTAGAAGAAGCAACAGGCCGCCGACTCCTCCAGCAACTGCCCCAATTAGGGCTCCCTTCTTGCTCGATTTCGCTCTTCCATGTTCCATCGTCACATTCCGAGCTTAAATCGGAAAGAAAACATTGGCTCTTGAAAAGATTAACACAAACTAGTTGCCGAAGAAAGATCCGGCGAAATAATGACAACTGTGAGTTTAGcgacatattttttatatataaaaacattggctattttattttattttattttattttgtaagcGCATTTTGGAATTAAAAATCATTAAATTCGTATAAAAAATCGAGGAACTGAAACTCTCGATTCCAAGACAAATATTTTCgtaattatttttatgtttttataacATTAATTTCTAtgtatatttgaaataaaaatgtGGTTCAGTTAATTGGTGAACGGGCCAATGGAGGAGACACAGCACCTGAATTCGTCAAGTAAGGCGACAGATCCACCGTTCGATTGGCCGGGAAGAAGGACACGTTGGAGTACCTCATGAAGCATCCGACGTCCAGAGCCCGCCCGTCGGAGCTCGGCAGACACAGCCCCACGTTGTAGAACGCCGTCTCCAGGCACTGCTCGCACGCTTCCTCGCTCACTGTC contains:
- the LOC122022254 gene encoding cysteine-rich receptor-like protein kinase 2, producing the protein MAYFASALAFLALLPWSRITAADPQTNLILNACSLINVTNTTAFAATINRTFAHLHSTISSAAPSSSDSHFATAQNSDPQFYALFQCRGYLSTADCLTCFSAADVHIRRYCGPANGARIIYDGCFLRYESAPFFDQDTRLEYINSCGYGNSMNRFHVAVRQLLEDLNAATPKTPTFFAAAEREGVFAVAQCVETVSEEACEQCLETAFYNVGLCLPSSDGRALDVGCFMRYSNVSFFPANRTVDLSPYLTNSARNVTMEHGRAKSSKKGALIGAVAGGVGGLLLLLGAISLLWIRRSRDQRNPSEGDTLGESTLQGSLNFHYKDLDNATNNFSEKNKVGKGGFGDVYKGQFKNGRTVAVKRLTITQTSRARADFQNEVKLIRNIHHRNLVNLLGYSSKCDNFLLVYEYMANGSLDKFIFGNKRGFLNWRQRFDIIVGVARGLAYLHQEFLVRIIHRDIKCSNILLDNNFQPRVADFGLARLLPEDKSHVNTIFAGTFGYTAPEYAIHGQLSEKVDTYSYGIVVLEIISGRKCNDIKLQPVTQYLLEWAWKLYERDLLLEMVDETLDPSDYTPEEVKRIIKIALLCTQSTVAARPTMSEIVVLLVNQTDDALHPTRPTFIEASNRVYGEASSSPAGSTSTPVAASHATFSTFQFSAR